The following coding sequences lie in one Salarias fasciatus chromosome 7 unlocalized genomic scaffold, fSalaFa1.1 super_scaffold_4, whole genome shotgun sequence genomic window:
- the chd1 gene encoding chromodomain-helicase-DNA-binding protein 1 isoform X1, which produces MAGRSEDESVSNSSGESSNSDDESGSGSGSASGSGSGSSSSSSSSSSQSGSSDSGSGSDSGSHSDSDTEKSKEKMDQPNKSNIDGAEFWKANPSILAVQRSAMLRKQQLQQQQQQQQRQSSSNSGSDEDSSSSDESDSSSGSKRRKNSGSSDSGSGSGSGSGSGSDSSAEDNSDETASDYEPSHKIKSRKPPTKMNFRNGKKSSVPKKKSQKCSSSDDDDENYKKVASAGPRRQATVNISYKEDEELKTDSDDLVEVLGEDVPQPEEDEFETLERVMEGRIGRKRATGSVTTVYAIEADGDPNANFNPNKEAGEVQYLIKWKNWAHIHNTWETEETLKLQNVKGMKKLDNFKKKEQERKKWLKAASPEDIEYFNCQEELMDDLHSQYQLVERIIGHSNQKSAAGFPDYLCKWQGLPYSECSWEDGALIAKKFQKCIDDYMSRNQSKTIPFRECKVLKQRPRFVPMKKQPSYIGHDGLELRDYQLDSLNWMAHSWCKGNSCILADEMGLGKTIQTISFLNYLFHEHQLYGPFLLVVPLSTLTSWQREIQLWAPQMNVVVYLGDISSRNMIRTHEWMHAHSKRLKFNILLTTYEILLKDKSFLGNVNWAFIGVDEAHRLKNDDSLLYKTMIDFKSNHRLLITGTPLQNSLKELWSLLHFIMPEKFHSWELFEEEHGKGRDSGYTSLHKELEPFLLRRVKKDVEKSLPAKVEQILRVEMSAIQKQYYKWILTRNYKALSKGTKGSTSGFLNIMMELKKCCNHCYLIKPPEDNEFLNRAEALQQLIRSSGKLVLLDKLLVRLKERGHRVLIFSQMVRMLDILADYLKSRQFLFQRLDGSIKGEMRKQALDHFNAEGSEDFCFLLSTRAGGLGINLASADTVVIFDSDWNPQNDLQAQARAHRIGQKRQVNIYRLVTKGSVEEDIIERAKKKMVLDHLVIQRMDTTGKTVLHTGAAPSSSAPFNKEELSAILKFGAEELFKEPEGEEQEPQEMDIDEILKRAETRENDPGPSTVGEELLSQFKVANFTMMEDEDIDIDSERSQRSWDDIIPEEQRRRMEEEERQKELEEIYMLPRMRNCAKQISFNASEGRLSRSRRYSGSDSDSPSDRKRPKKRGRPRTIPRENIKGFSDAEIRRFVKSYKKFGGPLERLDAIARDAELVDKSEHDLKRLAETVHNGCVRTLRENPCGPEKTSGGRRGKVKGPTFRISGVQVNAKLVISHEEELAPLHKAIPADPEERKKYMIPCHSKAAHFDIEWGKEDDSSLLIGIYEYGYGSWEMIKMDPDLNLTHKLLPDDPDKKPQAKQLQTRADYLIKLLSKDLAKKEAQKLAGGANSRKRKPRNKKSKTVKPPKMDEVMKSPSSDLQSDKRSDDEDEMEEEKETAPAKTPSRRGRADRPALKEEEDDEDDDYNDEDEEEEEEPEQEELSSAGEREPKEKEIKKDGKKEKKEESFDLKETKEPKEKKEAKPLEAVHKQEDSLDKQNDVKPEARERAKKPSDGPLHITASGEPVPVSEESEELDQRTFSVCKERMRPVKAALKQLDRPEKGLSEREQLEHTRQCLIKIGDHITECLKEYSNPDQIKQWRKNLWIFVSKFTEFDARKLHKLYKHAIKKRQENAQALEQNTRSLNAHSYKHADIERLKDNCHQDESSRDSYSSDRHPPSGRYHDGGGAKERPSSEPHRKTAGGESRKRPYSSFSNGKDHRDRDHYRPDSRDRDRDRDRDRDRDRDRDRDRDRDRDRDRYYNDSKHRKLEDYRGGSRDHRPDLKDHSHAEHRSSYRYHSDWQAEQRASASGPRSPRDQRSPYDSRSPMGHRSPFDYSSDHKSTPEQIWSSRKT; this is translated from the exons ATGGCTGGACGCAGTGAGGATGAAAGTGTGAGCAACAGCAGTGGAGAATCCAG TAATTCTGATGATGAGTCCGGTTCTGGGTCGGGTTCGGCCTCAGGGTCTGGCTcaggctccagctccagctcctccagcagcagcagccaatcaggaagcagcGACTCAGGAAGCGGCTCAGACTCCGGCAGCCACTCGGATTCAGACACAGAGAAGTCCAAGGAAAAGATGGACCAACCAAATAAGTCAAACATCGACGGAGCCGAG TTCTGGAAGGCAAACCCCAGCATCCTCGCAGTGCAGAGATCTGCCATGCTCAggaaacagcagcttcagcagcagcagcagcagcagcagcggcagagctCCTCCAACAGCGGATCTGATGAG GACTCATCAAGCAGCGACGAATCAGATTCATCAAGCGGAtccaaaaggagaaaaaactcTGGCTCCTCCGACTCGGGATCGGGGTCGGGCTCCGGGAGCGGGTCAGGATCCGACTCATCAGCGGAGGACAACAGCGACGAGACGGCGTCGGACTACGAGCCGAGTCACAAAATCAAAAGCAGAAAACCTCCAACCAA GATGAATTTCCGTAATGGAAAGAAAAGCAGCGTGCCGAAAAAGAAGAGCCAGAAATGTTCGTCCTCAGACGACGATGACGAGAACTACAAGAAGGTGGCGTCTGCCGGGCCTCGGCGGCAGGCCACCGTCAACATCAGCTACAAGGAGGACGAAGAGCTGAAGACGGACTCGGACGACCTGGTGGAGGTTCTGGGGGAAGACGTGCCGCAGCCCGAGGAGGACGAGTTCGAGACCCTGGAGCGAGTGATGGAAGGCCGGATAGGAAGGAAGAGAG CAACTGGAAGTGTGACGACGGTGTACGCCATCGAAGCAGACGGAGACCCCAACGCCAACTTCAACCCCAACAAGGAGGCCGGAGAGGTCCAGTATCTGATCAAGTGGAAGAACTGGGCCCACATCCACAACAcgtgggagacggaggagacgctcAAGCTCCAGAACGTCAAGGGCATGAAGAAGCTGGACAACTTCAAGAAGAAGGAACAGGAGCGGAAGAAATG GCTAAAGGCAGCGTCACCAGAAGACATAGAATACTTCAACTgtcaggaggagctgatggacGACCTGCACTCTCAGTACCAGCTGGTGGAGCGGATCATAG GGCATTCGAACCAGAAGTCGGCGGCGGGCTTCCCGGACTACCTGTGCAAGTGGCAGGGCTTGCCGTACTCGGAGTGCAGCTGGGAGGACGGCGCCCTGATCGCCAAGAAGTTCCAGAAGTGCATCGACGACTACATGAGCCGGAACCAGTCCAAGACCATTCCCTTCAGAGAATGCAAG GTGCTGAAGCAGAGGCCCCGGTTCGTGCCCATGAAGAAGCAGCCGTCGTACATCGGCCACGACGGGCTGGAGCTCCGAGACTACCAGCTGGACAGTCTGAACTGGATGGCCCACTCCTGGTGCAA AGGCAACAGCTGCATCCTGGCGGACGAGATGGGTCTGGGGAAGACCATCCAGACCATCTCCTTCCTCAACTACCTGTTCCACGAGCACCAGCTGTACGGGCCCTTCCTGCTGGTGGTCCCCCTGTCCACGCTCACCTCCTGGCAGAGGGAGATCCAGCTGTGGGCGCCCCAGATGAACGTGGTGGTCTACCTGGGagacatcagcagcaggaacatg ATCAGAACTCACGAGTGGATGCACGCCCACAGCAAGAGGCTGAAATTCAACATCCTGCTCACCACGTACGAGATCCTGCTCAAAGACAAG tcctTTCTGGGCAACGTGAACTGGGCCTTCATCGGCGTGGACGAGGCCCATCGGCTCAAAAACGACGACTCGCTCCTCTACAAGACCATGATCGACTTCAAGTCCAACCACAGGCTGCTGATCACGGGAACGCCGCTGCAGAACTCTCTGAAGGAGCTGTGGTCGCTGCTGCACTTCATCATGCCAGAGAA GTTTCACTCCTGGGAGCTGTTCGAGGAGGAGCACGGGAAAGGCCGGGACTCGGGTTACACCAGCCTGCACAAAGAGCTGGAGCCGTTCCTGCTGCGCAGAGTCAAGAAGGACGTGGAGAAGTCGCTCCCGGCCAAGGTGGAGCAGATCCTCCGGGTGGAGATGAGCGCCATCCAGAAACAGTATTACAA atggATCCTGACCAGAAACTACAAAGCTCTGAGCAAAGGTACCAAAGGCAGCACGTCGGGCTTCCTCAACATCATGATGGAGCTGAAGAAGTGCTGTAACCACTGCTATCTCATCAAGCCTCCGGAGGACAACGAGTTCCTCAACCGGGCCGAAGCGCTGCAG CAACTGATCCGCAGCAGTGGgaagctggtgctgctggacaaGCTGCTGGTGCGTCTGAAGGAGCGAGGCCACCGGGTGCTCATCTTCTCCCAGATGGTCCGGATGCTGGATATCCTGGCCGACTACCTGAAGAGCCGGCAGTTCCTGTTCCAG AGGCTGGACGGCTCCATCAAAGGGGAGATGAGGAAGCAGGCGCTGGATCATTTTAACGCCGAGGGCTCGGAG GacttctgcttcctgctgtcgacgcgggccggcggcctgggaatCAACCTGGCGTCGGCCGACACGGTGGTGATCTTCGACTCGGACTGGAACCCCCAGAACGACCTGCAGGCCCAGGCCAGGGCGCACAGGATCGGCCAGAAGAGACAG GTGAACATCTACCGCCTGGTGACCAAGGGCTCGGTGGAGGAGGACATCATCGAGAGGGCCAAGAAGAAGATGGTGCTGGACCACCTGGTCATCCAGAGGATGGACACCACGGGGAAAACCGTCCTGCACACCGGGGCGGCTCCGTCCAG CTCTGCGCCGTTCAACAAAGAGGAGCTCTCTGCCATCCTGAAGTTTGGCGCCGAGGAGCTCTTCAAGGAGCCGGAGGGAGAAGAGCAGGagcctcag GAAATGGACATCGACGAGATCCTGAAAAGAGCTGAAACCAGGGAGAACGACCCCGGACCCTCCACGgtgggagaggagctgctgtcgCAGTTTAAG GTGGCCAACTTCACCATGATGGAGGACGAAGACATCGACATCGACTCGGAGCGGAGCCAGCGCAGCTGGGACGACATCATTCCcgaggagcagcggcggaggatggaggaggaggagcggcagaaggagctggaggagatctaCATGCTGCCCCGCATGAGGAACTGCGCCAAGCAG ATCAGCTTCAACGCCAGCGAGGGCCGcctcagcaggagcaggaggtaCTCCGGCTCCGACAGCGACTCGCCCTCAGACCGGAAGAGGCCGAAGAAGCGGGGACGGCCTCGGACCATTCCACGAGAGAACATTAAAGGATTCAGTGACGCTGAGATCCGACG GTTTGTCAAGAGCTACAAAAAGTTTGGGGGACCACTGGAGAG GCTGGACGCTATAGCTCGGGACGCGGAGCTGGTGGACAAATCCGAGCACGACCTGAAACGTTTGGCAGAGACGGTTCACAACGGCTGTGTGAGAACGTTACGGGAGAACCCCTGCGGGCCGGAGAAGACTTCAG ggggcaggaGAGGGAAGGTGAAAGGTCCCACCTTCAGGATCTCCGGGGTCCAGGTCAACGCCAAGCTCGTCATCTCCCACGAAGAGGAGCTGGCGCCGCTCCACAAGGCCATTCCCGCCGACCccgaggagaggaagaa GTATATGATTCCGTGCCACTCGAAGGCGGCCCACTTCGACATCGAGTGGGGGAAGGAGGACGACTCCAGCCTGCTGATAGGAATCTACGAGTACGGCTACGGCAGCTGGGAGATGATCAAGATGGATCCAGACCTCAACCTCACTCACAAG CTTCTACCGGACGACCCCGATAAGAAGCCGCAGGCCAAGCAGCTGCAGACCCGAGCAGACTACCTCATCAAGCTACTGAGCAAAGACCTGGCCAAGAAGGAGGCTCAGAAACTGGCCGGCGGC GCCAACTCACGAAAGAGGAAACCCCgaaacaagaaaagcaaaactgtGAAGCCTCCCAAGATGGACGAGGTGATGAAGAGCCCGTCCTCCGACCTGCAGTCCGACAAGAGGTCGGACGACGAGGacgagatggaggaggagaag GAAACGGCGCCGGCCAAGACTCCGAGCAGACGAGGCCGAGCCGACCGGCCGgcgctgaaggaggaggaggacgacgaagACGACGACTACaacgacgaggacgaggaggaggaggaggagcccgagcaggaggagctgtctTCGGCCGGCGAGAGGGAGCCCAAAGAAAAAGAGATCAAGAAGGATggaaagaaggagaagaaggaggagagctTCGACCTGAAAGAGACGAAGGAGccgaaggagaagaaggaggcgAAGCCGCTGGAGGCCGTCCATAAACAGGAGGACAGCCTGGACAAG CAGAACGACGTCAAGCCCGAAGCCCGGGAGCGGGCCAAGAAGCCGTCCGACGGGCCGCTTCACATCACGGCCAGCGGCGAGCCCGTCCCCGTGTCCGAGGAGTCCGAGGAGCTGGACCAGAGGACCTTCAGCGTG TGCAAGGAGAGGATGCGTCCCGTGAAGGCCGCCCTGAAGCAGCTGGACCGGCCGGAGAAGGGCCTGTCGGAGCGGGAGCAGCTGGAACACACCCGGCAGTGTCTCATCAAGATCGGGGACCACATCACCGAGTGCCTGAAGGAGTACTCCAACCCCGACCAGATCAAGCAGTGGAGGAA AAACCTGTGGATATTTGTTTCCAAGTTCACCGAGTTCGACGCCAGGAAACTCCATAAACTTTATAAGCACGCAATCAAGAAGAGGCAGGAGAACGCTCAG GCCTTGGAGCAGAACACTAGAAGTCTGAACGCCCACAGCTACAAACATGCAG ACATCGAGCGCCTGAAGGACAACTGTCACCAGGACGAGAGCAGCCGGGACAGCTACAGCTCGGACCGGCACCCGCCCTCGGGCCGGTAccacgacggcggcggcgccaaGGAGCGGCCCAGCTCCGAGCCCCACAGGAAGACCGCCGGAGGGGAGTCCAGGAAGAGACCCTACTCCTCCTTCAGCAACGGCAAAGACCACCGAGACCGAGACCACTACAGGCCGGACAGCagagaccgggaccgggaccgggacagggaccgAGACCGGGATCGGGACAGGGACCGGGACCGAGACagagaccgggaccgggaccg atactACAACGACAGTAagcacaggaagctggaggactACCGCGGCGGCAGCAGAGACCACCGCCCGGACCTGAAGGACCACTCCCACGCGGAGCACCGCTCCTCGTACCGTTACCACTCGGACTGGCAGGCGGAGCAGCGGGCGTCGGCCAGCGGGCCGCGCTCGCCGCGGGACCAGCGCTCGCCCTACGACTCGCGCTCGCCCATGGGGCACCGCTCGCCCTTCGACTACTCGTCGGACCACAAGAGCACACCGGAGCAGATCTGGAGCAGCCGCAAGACATAG
- the chd1 gene encoding chromodomain-helicase-DNA-binding protein 1 isoform X2 yields MAGRSEDESVSNSSGESSNSDDESGSGSGSASGSGSGSSSSSSSSSSQSGSSDSGSGSDSGSHSDSDTEKSKEKMDQPNKSNIDGAEFWKANPSILAVQRSAMLRKQQLQQQQQQQQRQSSSNSGSDEDSSSSDESDSSSGSKRRKNSGSSDSGSGSGSGSGSGSDSSAEDNSDETASDYEPSHKIKSRKPPTKMNFRNGKKSSVPKKKSQKCSSSDDDDENYKKVASAGPRRQATVNISYKEDEELKTDSDDLVEVLGEDVPQPEEDEFETLERVMEGRIGRKRATGSVTTVYAIEADGDPNANFNPNKEAGEVQYLIKWKNWAHIHNTWETEETLKLQNVKGMKKLDNFKKKEQERKKWLKAASPEDIEYFNCQEELMDDLHSQYQLVERIIGHSNQKSAAGFPDYLCKWQGLPYSECSWEDGALIAKKFQKCIDDYMSRNQSKTIPFRECKVLKQRPRFVPMKKQPSYIGHDGLELRDYQLDSLNWMAHSWCKGNSCILADEMGLGKTIQTISFLNYLFHEHQLYGPFLLVVPLSTLTSWQREIQLWAPQMNVVVYLGDISSRNMIRTHEWMHAHSKRLKFNILLTTYEILLKDKSFLGNVNWAFIGVDEAHRLKNDDSLLYKTMIDFKSNHRLLITGTPLQNSLKELWSLLHFIMPEKFHSWELFEEEHGKGRDSGYTSLHKELEPFLLRRVKKDVEKSLPAKVEQILRVEMSAIQKQYYKWILTRNYKALSKGTKGSTSGFLNIMMELKKCCNHCYLIKPPEDNEFLNRAEALQQLIRSSGKLVLLDKLLVRLKERGHRVLIFSQMVRMLDILADYLKSRQFLFQRLDGSIKGEMRKQALDHFNAEGSEDFCFLLSTRAGGLGINLASADTVVIFDSDWNPQNDLQAQARAHRIGQKRQVNIYRLVTKGSVEEDIIERAKKKMVLDHLVIQRMDTTGKTVLHTGAAPSSSAPFNKEELSAILKFGAEELFKEPEGEEQEPQEMDIDEILKRAETRENDPGPSTVGEELLSQFKVANFTMMEDEDIDIDSERSQRSWDDIIPEEQRRRMEEEERQKELEEIYMLPRMRNCAKQISFNASEGRLSRSRRYSGSDSDSPSDRKRPKKRGRPRTIPRENIKGFSDAEIRRFVKSYKKFGGPLERLDAIARDAELVDKSEHDLKRLAETVHNGCVRTLRENPCGPEKTSGGRRGKVKGPTFRISGVQVNAKLVISHEEELAPLHKAIPADPEERKKYMIPCHSKAAHFDIEWGKEDDSSLLIGIYEYGYGSWEMIKMDPDLNLTHKLLPDDPDKKPQAKQLQTRADYLIKLLSKDLAKKEAQKLAGGANSRKRKPRNKKSKTVKPPKMDEVMKSPSSDLQSDKRSDDEDEMEEEKETAPAKTPSRRGRADRPALKEEEDDEDDDYNDEDEEEEEEPEQEELSSAGEREPKEKEIKKDGKKEKKEESFDLKETKEPKEKKEAKPLEAVHKQEDSLDKNDVKPEARERAKKPSDGPLHITASGEPVPVSEESEELDQRTFSVCKERMRPVKAALKQLDRPEKGLSEREQLEHTRQCLIKIGDHITECLKEYSNPDQIKQWRKNLWIFVSKFTEFDARKLHKLYKHAIKKRQENAQALEQNTRSLNAHSYKHADIERLKDNCHQDESSRDSYSSDRHPPSGRYHDGGGAKERPSSEPHRKTAGGESRKRPYSSFSNGKDHRDRDHYRPDSRDRDRDRDRDRDRDRDRDRDRDRDRDRDRYYNDSKHRKLEDYRGGSRDHRPDLKDHSHAEHRSSYRYHSDWQAEQRASASGPRSPRDQRSPYDSRSPMGHRSPFDYSSDHKSTPEQIWSSRKT; encoded by the exons ATGGCTGGACGCAGTGAGGATGAAAGTGTGAGCAACAGCAGTGGAGAATCCAG TAATTCTGATGATGAGTCCGGTTCTGGGTCGGGTTCGGCCTCAGGGTCTGGCTcaggctccagctccagctcctccagcagcagcagccaatcaggaagcagcGACTCAGGAAGCGGCTCAGACTCCGGCAGCCACTCGGATTCAGACACAGAGAAGTCCAAGGAAAAGATGGACCAACCAAATAAGTCAAACATCGACGGAGCCGAG TTCTGGAAGGCAAACCCCAGCATCCTCGCAGTGCAGAGATCTGCCATGCTCAggaaacagcagcttcagcagcagcagcagcagcagcagcggcagagctCCTCCAACAGCGGATCTGATGAG GACTCATCAAGCAGCGACGAATCAGATTCATCAAGCGGAtccaaaaggagaaaaaactcTGGCTCCTCCGACTCGGGATCGGGGTCGGGCTCCGGGAGCGGGTCAGGATCCGACTCATCAGCGGAGGACAACAGCGACGAGACGGCGTCGGACTACGAGCCGAGTCACAAAATCAAAAGCAGAAAACCTCCAACCAA GATGAATTTCCGTAATGGAAAGAAAAGCAGCGTGCCGAAAAAGAAGAGCCAGAAATGTTCGTCCTCAGACGACGATGACGAGAACTACAAGAAGGTGGCGTCTGCCGGGCCTCGGCGGCAGGCCACCGTCAACATCAGCTACAAGGAGGACGAAGAGCTGAAGACGGACTCGGACGACCTGGTGGAGGTTCTGGGGGAAGACGTGCCGCAGCCCGAGGAGGACGAGTTCGAGACCCTGGAGCGAGTGATGGAAGGCCGGATAGGAAGGAAGAGAG CAACTGGAAGTGTGACGACGGTGTACGCCATCGAAGCAGACGGAGACCCCAACGCCAACTTCAACCCCAACAAGGAGGCCGGAGAGGTCCAGTATCTGATCAAGTGGAAGAACTGGGCCCACATCCACAACAcgtgggagacggaggagacgctcAAGCTCCAGAACGTCAAGGGCATGAAGAAGCTGGACAACTTCAAGAAGAAGGAACAGGAGCGGAAGAAATG GCTAAAGGCAGCGTCACCAGAAGACATAGAATACTTCAACTgtcaggaggagctgatggacGACCTGCACTCTCAGTACCAGCTGGTGGAGCGGATCATAG GGCATTCGAACCAGAAGTCGGCGGCGGGCTTCCCGGACTACCTGTGCAAGTGGCAGGGCTTGCCGTACTCGGAGTGCAGCTGGGAGGACGGCGCCCTGATCGCCAAGAAGTTCCAGAAGTGCATCGACGACTACATGAGCCGGAACCAGTCCAAGACCATTCCCTTCAGAGAATGCAAG GTGCTGAAGCAGAGGCCCCGGTTCGTGCCCATGAAGAAGCAGCCGTCGTACATCGGCCACGACGGGCTGGAGCTCCGAGACTACCAGCTGGACAGTCTGAACTGGATGGCCCACTCCTGGTGCAA AGGCAACAGCTGCATCCTGGCGGACGAGATGGGTCTGGGGAAGACCATCCAGACCATCTCCTTCCTCAACTACCTGTTCCACGAGCACCAGCTGTACGGGCCCTTCCTGCTGGTGGTCCCCCTGTCCACGCTCACCTCCTGGCAGAGGGAGATCCAGCTGTGGGCGCCCCAGATGAACGTGGTGGTCTACCTGGGagacatcagcagcaggaacatg ATCAGAACTCACGAGTGGATGCACGCCCACAGCAAGAGGCTGAAATTCAACATCCTGCTCACCACGTACGAGATCCTGCTCAAAGACAAG tcctTTCTGGGCAACGTGAACTGGGCCTTCATCGGCGTGGACGAGGCCCATCGGCTCAAAAACGACGACTCGCTCCTCTACAAGACCATGATCGACTTCAAGTCCAACCACAGGCTGCTGATCACGGGAACGCCGCTGCAGAACTCTCTGAAGGAGCTGTGGTCGCTGCTGCACTTCATCATGCCAGAGAA GTTTCACTCCTGGGAGCTGTTCGAGGAGGAGCACGGGAAAGGCCGGGACTCGGGTTACACCAGCCTGCACAAAGAGCTGGAGCCGTTCCTGCTGCGCAGAGTCAAGAAGGACGTGGAGAAGTCGCTCCCGGCCAAGGTGGAGCAGATCCTCCGGGTGGAGATGAGCGCCATCCAGAAACAGTATTACAA atggATCCTGACCAGAAACTACAAAGCTCTGAGCAAAGGTACCAAAGGCAGCACGTCGGGCTTCCTCAACATCATGATGGAGCTGAAGAAGTGCTGTAACCACTGCTATCTCATCAAGCCTCCGGAGGACAACGAGTTCCTCAACCGGGCCGAAGCGCTGCAG CAACTGATCCGCAGCAGTGGgaagctggtgctgctggacaaGCTGCTGGTGCGTCTGAAGGAGCGAGGCCACCGGGTGCTCATCTTCTCCCAGATGGTCCGGATGCTGGATATCCTGGCCGACTACCTGAAGAGCCGGCAGTTCCTGTTCCAG AGGCTGGACGGCTCCATCAAAGGGGAGATGAGGAAGCAGGCGCTGGATCATTTTAACGCCGAGGGCTCGGAG GacttctgcttcctgctgtcgacgcgggccggcggcctgggaatCAACCTGGCGTCGGCCGACACGGTGGTGATCTTCGACTCGGACTGGAACCCCCAGAACGACCTGCAGGCCCAGGCCAGGGCGCACAGGATCGGCCAGAAGAGACAG GTGAACATCTACCGCCTGGTGACCAAGGGCTCGGTGGAGGAGGACATCATCGAGAGGGCCAAGAAGAAGATGGTGCTGGACCACCTGGTCATCCAGAGGATGGACACCACGGGGAAAACCGTCCTGCACACCGGGGCGGCTCCGTCCAG CTCTGCGCCGTTCAACAAAGAGGAGCTCTCTGCCATCCTGAAGTTTGGCGCCGAGGAGCTCTTCAAGGAGCCGGAGGGAGAAGAGCAGGagcctcag GAAATGGACATCGACGAGATCCTGAAAAGAGCTGAAACCAGGGAGAACGACCCCGGACCCTCCACGgtgggagaggagctgctgtcgCAGTTTAAG GTGGCCAACTTCACCATGATGGAGGACGAAGACATCGACATCGACTCGGAGCGGAGCCAGCGCAGCTGGGACGACATCATTCCcgaggagcagcggcggaggatggaggaggaggagcggcagaaggagctggaggagatctaCATGCTGCCCCGCATGAGGAACTGCGCCAAGCAG ATCAGCTTCAACGCCAGCGAGGGCCGcctcagcaggagcaggaggtaCTCCGGCTCCGACAGCGACTCGCCCTCAGACCGGAAGAGGCCGAAGAAGCGGGGACGGCCTCGGACCATTCCACGAGAGAACATTAAAGGATTCAGTGACGCTGAGATCCGACG GTTTGTCAAGAGCTACAAAAAGTTTGGGGGACCACTGGAGAG GCTGGACGCTATAGCTCGGGACGCGGAGCTGGTGGACAAATCCGAGCACGACCTGAAACGTTTGGCAGAGACGGTTCACAACGGCTGTGTGAGAACGTTACGGGAGAACCCCTGCGGGCCGGAGAAGACTTCAG ggggcaggaGAGGGAAGGTGAAAGGTCCCACCTTCAGGATCTCCGGGGTCCAGGTCAACGCCAAGCTCGTCATCTCCCACGAAGAGGAGCTGGCGCCGCTCCACAAGGCCATTCCCGCCGACCccgaggagaggaagaa GTATATGATTCCGTGCCACTCGAAGGCGGCCCACTTCGACATCGAGTGGGGGAAGGAGGACGACTCCAGCCTGCTGATAGGAATCTACGAGTACGGCTACGGCAGCTGGGAGATGATCAAGATGGATCCAGACCTCAACCTCACTCACAAG CTTCTACCGGACGACCCCGATAAGAAGCCGCAGGCCAAGCAGCTGCAGACCCGAGCAGACTACCTCATCAAGCTACTGAGCAAAGACCTGGCCAAGAAGGAGGCTCAGAAACTGGCCGGCGGC GCCAACTCACGAAAGAGGAAACCCCgaaacaagaaaagcaaaactgtGAAGCCTCCCAAGATGGACGAGGTGATGAAGAGCCCGTCCTCCGACCTGCAGTCCGACAAGAGGTCGGACGACGAGGacgagatggaggaggagaag GAAACGGCGCCGGCCAAGACTCCGAGCAGACGAGGCCGAGCCGACCGGCCGgcgctgaaggaggaggaggacgacgaagACGACGACTACaacgacgaggacgaggaggaggaggaggagcccgagcaggaggagctgtctTCGGCCGGCGAGAGGGAGCCCAAAGAAAAAGAGATCAAGAAGGATggaaagaaggagaagaaggaggagagctTCGACCTGAAAGAGACGAAGGAGccgaaggagaagaaggaggcgAAGCCGCTGGAGGCCGTCCATAAACAGGAGGACAGCCTGGACAAG AACGACGTCAAGCCCGAAGCCCGGGAGCGGGCCAAGAAGCCGTCCGACGGGCCGCTTCACATCACGGCCAGCGGCGAGCCCGTCCCCGTGTCCGAGGAGTCCGAGGAGCTGGACCAGAGGACCTTCAGCGTG TGCAAGGAGAGGATGCGTCCCGTGAAGGCCGCCCTGAAGCAGCTGGACCGGCCGGAGAAGGGCCTGTCGGAGCGGGAGCAGCTGGAACACACCCGGCAGTGTCTCATCAAGATCGGGGACCACATCACCGAGTGCCTGAAGGAGTACTCCAACCCCGACCAGATCAAGCAGTGGAGGAA AAACCTGTGGATATTTGTTTCCAAGTTCACCGAGTTCGACGCCAGGAAACTCCATAAACTTTATAAGCACGCAATCAAGAAGAGGCAGGAGAACGCTCAG GCCTTGGAGCAGAACACTAGAAGTCTGAACGCCCACAGCTACAAACATGCAG ACATCGAGCGCCTGAAGGACAACTGTCACCAGGACGAGAGCAGCCGGGACAGCTACAGCTCGGACCGGCACCCGCCCTCGGGCCGGTAccacgacggcggcggcgccaaGGAGCGGCCCAGCTCCGAGCCCCACAGGAAGACCGCCGGAGGGGAGTCCAGGAAGAGACCCTACTCCTCCTTCAGCAACGGCAAAGACCACCGAGACCGAGACCACTACAGGCCGGACAGCagagaccgggaccgggaccgggacagggaccgAGACCGGGATCGGGACAGGGACCGGGACCGAGACagagaccgggaccgggaccg atactACAACGACAGTAagcacaggaagctggaggactACCGCGGCGGCAGCAGAGACCACCGCCCGGACCTGAAGGACCACTCCCACGCGGAGCACCGCTCCTCGTACCGTTACCACTCGGACTGGCAGGCGGAGCAGCGGGCGTCGGCCAGCGGGCCGCGCTCGCCGCGGGACCAGCGCTCGCCCTACGACTCGCGCTCGCCCATGGGGCACCGCTCGCCCTTCGACTACTCGTCGGACCACAAGAGCACACCGGAGCAGATCTGGAGCAGCCGCAAGACATAG